The Vibrio fortis DNA segment CCATCAAACTCCCACGTATGTCCGCGACTATATTGGTTATCGCTAAAAGCCTCATCTTCACCTTTGTTCCAGCGAACAATCGCACCATAATCCGACATACTTTCTCCTTAGCGATCCGCTGGGTGGTTGACACCATCATTGGTCACCACATCACCAATATCAAAAGGATTCACCCCTTCTAAACAACCAATATTGAATCCATATTCATTTGGGCTGGAGCGACGTTGATGGTGAGTGTAGATACCGCAGTTTGAGCAGAAGTAATGCTTAGCGGTATTGGTATTAAATTGATACAACTTGAGATGCTCCGCACCTTTGAGGATCTTGATGCCATCCAAGGCTACTGAGCTCACTATCGCGCCTTTGCGACGACAGATCGAGCAATCACAACGGCGTGGTTTTTCGATGCCATTAGGTAGGCTGAGCTCTAACTCCACCGCACCACAATGGCAGGTCGCTTTATGAAAAGGTTTAATAACCGTATTACCAACGAGTTTCATTCTTCTCTCCAATCACATCCATGTATTGCTCGCATCATAACCAGTTCTGCGCTCACTGTCCGCAATGCTATTTGCAGTTCGAGAGTTTTGTCATATCGCGTTAATTGATTGATTTGTCATTCAAACGACTGAAGTTTTCGAACAGAAAATCCAAAAAGAGTCGAATACGCTTAGGCTGATATTTCTTACTGATGTACACCACATTTAAGTCTGCACTCGACACGTTAGTCGAGGTATTAAAGTTCTTCATGTAGCCATTGAGCAGAGTCACAAGGCGCTGGTTATTAATGTCATCTTGCACATCCAGCACCGACTTAAGCGCAATGCCCTCGCCTTTTAATGCCCAGTAGCGAATCACTTCTCCATCATCAGAAAAGCGTTTGGGCACTACAGTAATCGACTTTTTCATGTCTTGGTCTTGGAAGTGCCATGTCTTGAGTTCTTCATTGCTACGCAGCATTGCTAAGCAGTCATGGTCAACGAGATCTTGAGGTGTCAATGGTGTTCCGTGCTTGGCGAGATATTCTGGTGAAGCGCACAGCACACGCCTGCTTGGTGACAAGCGTCGGGAGATCAAATTACTGTCCGCAAGTTCACCATAACGAATCACAAGATCCATACCAGACTCACCAATATTCGAGAGCTTGTCGTTCAAATACAGATATGGAATCACGTCAGGGTACAGCTGACAAAACTCAGATAAAATGGGCAAAATATACTGCTTCCCGATGTCTTTCGGTGCCGCAATTCTCAATGGGCCTTTCACCTCTTTAACCCCATTTTGAATCAAGTTTTCCGTTTCACTCACGCTGTCTAGAATTTCAATACACGCCTTATGGTACAGCTCCCCCGAGTCGGTCAGAGACACATGCCTCGTACTTCGGTTCAAAAGCTTCACGCCATATCTTTCTTCTAGAGCTTGTAACCGAGCTGTCATGGTCGCAGGCGACAACCCTAGCTCACGACCCGCTGCAGCTAACCCTTGATGTTTCACAATGCTGACGAACATCGCCATGTCTGAAAACTTATCCACTCGCTACCCTTCCTTACCTTTAGATTCATCATTCATAAAAACCGAATA contains these protein-coding regions:
- a CDS encoding GFA family protein, producing MKLVGNTVIKPFHKATCHCGAVELELSLPNGIEKPRRCDCSICRRKGAIVSSVALDGIKILKGAEHLKLYQFNTNTAKHYFCSNCGIYTHHQRRSSPNEYGFNIGCLEGVNPFDIGDVVTNDGVNHPADR
- a CDS encoding LysR family transcriptional regulator: MDKFSDMAMFVSIVKHQGLAAAGRELGLSPATMTARLQALEERYGVKLLNRSTRHVSLTDSGELYHKACIEILDSVSETENLIQNGVKEVKGPLRIAAPKDIGKQYILPILSEFCQLYPDVIPYLYLNDKLSNIGESGMDLVIRYGELADSNLISRRLSPSRRVLCASPEYLAKHGTPLTPQDLVDHDCLAMLRSNEELKTWHFQDQDMKKSITVVPKRFSDDGEVIRYWALKGEGIALKSVLDVQDDINNQRLVTLLNGYMKNFNTSTNVSSADLNVVYISKKYQPKRIRLFLDFLFENFSRLNDKSIN